The segment CTTCGTGCAGGTCAGCAAGGGTACAGGTGCTGTCGCGCAAGGCAGCGGTCTGTCCCAGGTTGAACGTGTCTTTGTCCATGCCGGCATCTTCCGCCGCAAGGGTGTTGTCGGCGGTGATGGCTTCCGCCTGCATGGCGGGCGAGATGGCTTGCGCGGTGACGGCCTCTTCAGTGAAGAGGTAGGCGGTTCCCATGAGGAAACCGACGCGCACGCCTAATTCTATCACAGGTGCGGCGAGCGCGGCGATCATGGCGGAAGATAGGTCGTTGATGACGCCGCCGGCGCAGAGGATGTGGATGTCGGGCGTGTACAGGTCGCGGTGGCCGGTAATGTAGTCGAGGAGTGCCTTGACAAGGGTGTTCCAGAGGACGAAGCTGGTCTGGTGGGATGGGTGCTGGCTGCTTTCGCTGCCGGCAAAAATGAAGCGAGTGTATCCTTGATCGAGAAGGGCGTGGAGGGATTGAGGGGTGGCGATGTATTGGTAGGGAGGAATGCCGGCATTCTTCAAGCCCAGCGCTGTTTCCGCTTCGTCGCCCGCCACCATCGCATAATTCGGTTTGATGTCCCGCAGTGCGTTCAACTGCTCCTGGCGCAGCGCCGGTGGCAGCCCGGCGGAAAGGCACGCGCCCCAGGGCTTGTCGCCGACGAAGCGTCGCGTCTCTTCCAGCAGGGCGCGAACGGCCTCTTGCTTCTTTTGCCCCAACGCCACGAAGGGCAGTGCGCCCGCATGGGCCACGGCGCGGGCAAACTCGGCGCTTTCGCCGAACGGCCGCGTTGGTCCCTGGGCGATGGGGTAGGTTGTGCCATGAGACTGCGCCAGGGAGGAATCTTTATCCAGCGAGCGCTGCGTGCGGGCAATGCGTACCTGGTTCTCAATGGCCTCACGCATGGCGATAATCACGCCGCTGACGTTGAGGTGATCGTCCGCCAGGCGGGCGGCAAAGATGGCGTCTTCGCCCATTGGGAACAGATAGTCGCTGGTGCTGGTCCAGTTCACGCGGGCGGCAATGGCCGCGCGCCAGGCGGCGGACTTCTCCGCCGGGGTTGAGTCGGCGGCAGCCAGTTCCACCAGAACTTCCCGCAGCGCCGTCACGGCTTCCGCGTCCGGCGGGGCGTAGAAACGGTGAAGTTCGCCCAATTCGGCGCCCAGGCACACCGTTTCGCGACTGTCCATGCCGCGGATTTTTTCTTTGATGGCGGAGGGCAGCCGCGACTCGCGCAGCAGCGTCAACTGGCTGTCCAGCATCACGCCGGCGGCTCCCGCGGCGCAGCAGGCGGCGGCGGTGTGTTCGCCGATGCCGCCGTGGGCGTAGACCGGCAGGGAGATGTGCTTGAGCAGTTTTTGGAGCAGGATAAACGTGGTTTCGGCGCCGACCCGACCGCCTGACTCGCTTCCTTTGGCGATGATGCCGGCGACGCCCAACCGAACGCCCATCTTTGCTTGCTCCAGGCTTGTGGCTTGCAGCAGCACCCGCATCTGGTGTTCGCCCGCGAGGGCGATTTGCGTGCGCAGGTGGGCTTCGTCGCCGCCGCTGAGGATGAGGGTGTGCGCGGCGGGCGCGATCTGGGTCAGAAGCCGTGTCAGGAGTTCGTGCTGGTCGTCGCGCATGTTGTACCCGTAGCCATTGCGGGCAAAGTCCGCCAGTTTGCGCGCGGCTTCCCAGGCCGTGGCGAAGTCATCGGTATAGGTAAGATCCAGCACCCCCAATTCTTCGGCGCGGCTGGCGGCAATCGCCAGCGATGGTTCCGGAAAGCCGGGAAGGGTGGATACAATAAACTGAAACTGGTTGGTCATTACGTTCACCTACATTCCTCAAACGCAAGCACAGCAAAACATCCCTTCAGGCCGCGACGTATCCCACGCTGATTGCGGGTGGTCAATGCGAACTTGTAAATGATGGGGTACCAGTGTGCCGACGTGAGTGCTGGTTGAATTCTGGTACGCTGAAATGTGCGTCATTGGATGACAAGGAATCATACGCTTGCTGATAGACGATAACAACTTTCCATTTCCTACGAAACCGGATTGCCTGGCAACCGGGTTTGAGGGACACGGAAACGAGGTTATGGGTAGGTTCCTAGGGTAGTTGGTTTACAGCGAACCGCAGATCGTGGGCTGATTTGCCGGCAAAAGACCGTAAATCCAGATCGTCCCACGTTTGCAACAGCGCCTGGCGCAGTTCCGGGTTGGCGCGTTGTGCCAGAGCATGGACAAAAGTGTCAACTTTCACAATAAAATCATCGGAGAGTTTAGCCTGTCCGCTGCTATTTAGCAAAGACGTTATCAAGGGTTGGCCGGTCCGCAGCAGGTCAAAAAGTTGCCCGGCCAGGCGCGGGTCGCGGAACATCAATCCGGCAACCTGAGCGGAGTGTCGGTAGTAGAGGTGTGTCAGGCGCTGGCCGTAGGGGCTGCTTTGCAGGATTTCGTCGCGGAAGCGGCGCAGGGTGTTTAACAGCCCGTCGTTGGCGGGTGTGCCGCCCAGAATTTGCGTGAGGACGCAGCCGCAAGTGGCGGTGGGGGGATTGTAAACGTCGCCGGGCGGGTTGGTGGCTTGCAGCACGGCTTCGGCGCTGTTTAATAGACCGTAGCCGGTCAGATCATCAAACCCTGGGTCTTCGATGTCTACGGCTGTATTGCGTAGAATCTGGCGAATTTGGGCATTGGTGAGGCTGGGGTTGCGCACAAGCATGAGGGCGGCCGTGCCGGCAACACGCGGGGTTGCGTAGGAAGTGCCGCTGCCTGTATCGTAGCCGCCGCCGCGAGCGACGCTGCGGATATTGATGCCCGGAGCCGCGAGATCGACTTCCGGACCAAAGGAAGAGAAGCTGTCGAACAGCCCTGTTTCATTCGTGGCGGAAACGGCAATGACGCGTTCGTATTTGGCCGGGTAGACGACAAAGGGAACGATGTTGCCGGCAGCGGCGACCAGCGTAGACCCGGAATCATAGGCAAAATTCACGGCGTCCGTCCAGACACTGGCGCATTGTCCGCCCAGGCTCATGGTGATCACGTGGGCGTTTAAGGTAGCCGCGTACTGGATGCCTTGGGCGACTTCCAGGGAGCCAAAGTGGATGACGGGAGGGATGCCGGGGATGATGCTGTCCGCGCCGACGCGGATGGGGATCAGTTGGCAGTTCCAGCATGTGCCGGCCATGCCGATGGCGTTGTTGGTGACGGCGGCGGCGACACTGGCCGTGCCCGTGCCGTGTCCGTCGCCGTCGTTGGCGTCGTTGTCCATGTCCACAAAATCGTAGTCCAGGTCCGTGTTGACGTTGGCGGCCATGTCCGGGTGGGTGTAGTCCACGCCGGTGTCCAGGTGGGCGATGCGCAGGTTGGGGCTGCCGGTGACCAGGTCCCACGCTTGCGGCAGGTGGACTTGCTGTATGGCATAGTCACCGGGATAGAGGGGGTCGTTCGGATCGAGATCGGGGGAGAGGTTCATGGCTTGCGCCAGGTAGACGGGTTCGGCGTATTCGACGAAGGGGCTTTCGTTGAAGTCGGCGGCCATGCGCCAGACGTCGGTGGTGGTGGATACGTGCAGGGTGAAGATGCGGTCGAGGCCGTACTGTTGGGCCAGGGGGGAGTTGGTGAGGTGGGAAAATGCCGGCACGATAGCCGTAACCGCATATTGGCGGAGGAGTAGCCCCAGATCACTCGTTGCCGCATTCTCTAGCCAGGCCTCCGCCGCGTCCGGGTTGACCTTCACCACGATTTCTCCCGGCATGACGAGGGACGAGGCATTGAGGGGCAGGGGAGCAGAGGGCCTGGCGGGGGAAGTGGCTCCCGTCAAGGTGACGGTGAAGAAAGCAAGGGACAACGTGAGAAGAGTCGCCAACAGCAATGAACGCGCGCGCATCATGACACCTCCTGGTTTAAAGTTGGGAACGGCGTAAATGGTAATTTGTCAGGAATACTCAAAGAATTAATGAGATGGGTTGGGAAATTGTGCCCGATTCTCTCATGGAGGTAAGGCGGAAACGCGAGTTGCGCGCAAGCCATTGTGCCGCGCTCATCCAGGCATGAATCACCGGGAAATGCCCGTCCGCATTGATTGCTGCTGAGCGAACGCGCAATCCTCATAGGAAACAATGCCTGATATGGTAGCACTGTGCGGCAGGTCTGACAACCGTAATCTATGACCATATTCACGGGCTTCTATTTGTCAGATCAGTACAACGATGGTGGCGATGCCTGTTGACCAACGGTTGGGTATGGCAGCACCGTTTGATGGTGCGTCGCGCCTTTGTTGGTGACGAGGATCGCAAGAGAGAGAGAAGAGCAACCACAAGCCTGCGGGCACGGTGCAAGGACGTGAGGGTTGCGGGAGTAGATGAAGCAGCGTTAAAGCTACTTTTTAACAGAGGGGTGAGGGCTGGAAATGATACAGGCAAAAGGGACGAATTCCGCCGACGGGGGTCTTGTCGCTAATGCGGGTGGGGTATGTTAGAATTCAGGTGACTACGAACGCTCTTTGGAGATTGGACCCATTTCACACGCTCAATGACCATTTTCACCAGAGAAAATTGGTCCAATCTAGCTTAACGGTTACGAATTCAGCGGAATATTTATGATTGGATGCGTGGATGCCGGCAGAATTTGATTATCTTGTTCTGGGGCACATTGCCCGTGACATAACGCCCACCGGATTTGCCGTTGGCGGGACGGTGGCGTATGCTGGATTGACGGCTGTTGCCCTCGGACATCGGGCCGCCGCGGTCACCAGCAGCGGCCCAGACCTGGATACGTCCCTGGCGCTGCCGGGCATGTGCGTGTACGATGTGCCTGCCGACAAGAGCACGGTTTTTGAGAATGTGTACACGCCGCAAGGACGGGTACAGCGGATTCATAGTGTGGCGGGGCGTATTGGGCGGGCATCTGTGCCGGCATCCTGGCGGGATACGCCCATTGTACACCTGGGACCGCTGGCACATGAACTGGACCCGGACCTGGCACGTTTTTTTTCCGACAGCCTCGTGGTCATGACGGTGCAGGGGTGGTTGCGGTCCTGGGATAATGCCGGCAATGTCTTTCCCGACACCTGGGAGGAAGCGCAAGCTATTCTCCCCCTGGCGGACGTCGTCATTCTCAGTGAAGAAGACCTGCTCCAGCCCGCGATGCTGGCTCACTATCGGGCATGGTCCTCCATGCTCGTCCTGACGCGCGGCGAACGAGGCTGCACCGTCTTCTGGCAAGACGAGATGCGCGATTTTCCCGCTCCCGCCGTCGAGGTAGACTCTCTAACGGGCGCGGGCGACGTTTTTGCCGCTGCCTTCTCTCTGCGTCTGTGGCAGGCCCGCCGCGAAACCCCGGAGACCGCACCCTGGGCGGCAGCCCGTTACGCGGTGCAGGTGGCTTCTTGCTCCGTCACGCAGCCTGACCTGGATGCCAAGACGCGCCTGATTGCCACGATGGCGGCGACCTTTGCCTGCTGAGGACTGGCGCTCACATCAGGGTGATCGGAGTCGAGACTTTGGCCGGATCAGACCCCATATGTGGGCCGACTGAAGCCTCCACGCCAAAAACGCCAGTGTCCTGTTTGTAACTACTAACCCGCTCGTGGGCTGCGTTTGTCAACGTTCATGTTGCTGCCGACAGGCTCAGACAACGGGTGCGGTTGCCCGAATTTAGCCTATGACCAAGATTTATGCATTTGCGAACCAAAAAGGGGGCGTGGGGAAGACGACCAGCGTTATCAATCTGGGCGCCTACCTGGCCGCCAGCGGGCGCAAGGTTCTGGTAGTGGACCTGGACCCGCAATCGAACGCGACCTCGGGCCTGGGTTTTCGCAAGGACGAGGTGAAGATCAGTACCTATGATTTGCTGCTGGAGCAGGTGACGGCGACGATGGCCATGGTGGCGTATGAGGCGTGGGGGTTGATGTTGCTGCCGGCAAATCCGGGCCTCGCCGGCGCGGAAGTCGAACTGGTCAACGTTATCGCCCGCGAGTACCGGCTCAAAGCGGCGCTGGAATCTGTCGCCCACGATTTTGACTACGTACTGATTGATTGCCCCCCCAGCCTGGGTTTGCTCACCCTGAATGCCCTCACTGCCGCGCGCGATGGCGTCCTCATCCCCGTGCAGTGCGAATACCTGGCTTTGGAGGGGCTTTCGCAACTGACGCAGACCATCCGCCTGGTAGCGCGCCACCTCAACGCCGCGCTGCGCGTGCGCGGCGTTATCCTCACCATGTACGACGCCCGCACCAATCTTAGCCGCCAGGTCGTGGAGGAAGTGCG is part of the Ardenticatenales bacterium genome and harbors:
- a CDS encoding S8 family serine peptidase, with protein sequence MMRARSLLLATLLTLSLAFFTVTLTGATSPARPSAPLPLNASSLVMPGEIVVKVNPDAAEAWLENAATSDLGLLLRQYAVTAIVPAFSHLTNSPLAQQYGLDRIFTLHVSTTTDVWRMAADFNESPFVEYAEPVYLAQAMNLSPDLDPNDPLYPGDYAIQQVHLPQAWDLVTGSPNLRIAHLDTGVDYTHPDMAANVNTDLDYDFVDMDNDANDGDGHGTGTASVAAAVTNNAIGMAGTCWNCQLIPIRVGADSIIPGIPPVIHFGSLEVAQGIQYAATLNAHVITMSLGGQCASVWTDAVNFAYDSGSTLVAAAGNIVPFVVYPAKYERVIAVSATNETGLFDSFSSFGPEVDLAAPGINIRSVARGGGYDTGSGTSYATPRVAGTAALMLVRNPSLTNAQIRQILRNTAVDIEDPGFDDLTGYGLLNSAEAVLQATNPPGDVYNPPTATCGCVLTQILGGTPANDGLLNTLRRFRDEILQSSPYGQRLTHLYYRHSAQVAGLMFRDPRLAGQLFDLLRTGQPLITSLLNSSGQAKLSDDFIVKVDTFVHALAQRANPELRQALLQTWDDLDLRSFAGKSAHDLRFAVNQLP
- a CDS encoding ribokinase, which codes for MPAEFDYLVLGHIARDITPTGFAVGGTVAYAGLTAVALGHRAAAVTSSGPDLDTSLALPGMCVYDVPADKSTVFENVYTPQGRVQRIHSVAGRIGRASVPASWRDTPIVHLGPLAHELDPDLARFFSDSLVVMTVQGWLRSWDNAGNVFPDTWEEAQAILPLADVVILSEEDLLQPAMLAHYRAWSSMLVLTRGERGCTVFWQDEMRDFPAPAVEVDSLTGAGDVFAAAFSLRLWQARRETPETAPWAAARYAVQVASCSVTQPDLDAKTRLIATMAATFAC
- a CDS encoding ParA family protein, which gives rise to MTKIYAFANQKGGVGKTTSVINLGAYLAASGRKVLVVDLDPQSNATSGLGFRKDEVKISTYDLLLEQVTATMAMVAYEAWGLMLLPANPGLAGAEVELVNVIAREYRLKAALESVAHDFDYVLIDCPPSLGLLTLNALTAARDGVLIPVQCEYLALEGLSQLTQTIRLVARHLNAALRVRGVILTMYDARTNLSRQVVEEVRAHFPGQVFRAIIPRNVRLSEAPSFGQPINQYAPSSPGALAYQLLAAELLKHDYARTNGR